The Flavobacterium faecale genome has a segment encoding these proteins:
- the rpiB gene encoding ribose 5-phosphate isomerase B → MKISIGNDHAGPEYKKAIVKMLEAKGYEVTNYGTDSFDSVDYPDFGHPVATDVETGKADFGIVICGSGNGIAMTVNKHAGVRAGLCWTKEIAYLTRLHNDANIVSIPARYTSIEQAVEIVDTFLNTAFEGGRHQNRVNKIACS, encoded by the coding sequence CTGGTCCAGAGTACAAAAAAGCAATTGTAAAAATGCTTGAAGCAAAAGGATACGAAGTAACAAATTATGGAACAGATTCTTTTGACTCTGTAGATTATCCAGATTTTGGACATCCTGTAGCTACAGATGTTGAAACAGGAAAAGCTGATTTTGGAATTGTTATTTGCGGAAGCGGAAATGGAATTGCAATGACAGTGAACAAACATGCAGGTGTAAGAGCTGGTTTGTGTTGGACTAAAGAAATTGCTTATTTAACACGTTTACATAATGATGCCAATATTGTGAGTATTCCAGCTCGATATACTTCAATTGAACAAGCTGTAGAAATTGTAGATACATTCTTGAACACTGCTTTTGAAGGTGGAAGACATCAAAATAGAGTGAATAAAATTGCTTGTTCATAA
- a CDS encoding class I SAM-dependent methyltransferase — protein sequence MKELVKHYVGKGLVAIFPEKAKNLSIKGMTIQLHLPVADRLMRNYIFDKAKKENNFEALSNYHKDFWSNKGEDYFLSGFNTDVLESFFKPKCSFLIDSLEEQILEQNENYNLFIEIGTGDGTILKYIKDRSTAIDKFIGIDLSKSQTEANRQRYQNEDKLEFHAADGVEWIKKNGTNKMVVMTSRGVLEYFTQAKLQELFTILSQFEKVYFIAIEPTDVDHDYSKNPDSKIFGFENSFSHNYIKLFTNAGFEIWHQSKSVDWNPSSYMNFIGAKK from the coding sequence ATGAAGGAACTAGTCAAACACTATGTAGGTAAAGGTCTTGTTGCTATATTTCCTGAAAAGGCAAAAAACCTGAGTATTAAAGGCATGACGATTCAGCTACATCTTCCAGTTGCTGATCGCTTAATGCGCAATTATATATTTGATAAGGCTAAAAAAGAAAATAATTTTGAAGCACTGTCTAATTACCATAAAGATTTTTGGAGTAATAAGGGTGAAGATTATTTTTTAAGTGGTTTCAATACAGATGTTTTAGAAAGTTTTTTTAAACCTAAGTGTTCTTTTCTAATAGATTCATTAGAAGAGCAAATATTAGAACAAAATGAAAATTATAATTTATTTATTGAAATTGGAACTGGTGATGGAACTATACTAAAATACATAAAGGATAGATCGACTGCAATTGATAAGTTTATTGGAATTGATTTAAGTAAATCTCAAACTGAAGCGAATCGTCAGAGATACCAAAATGAAGATAAATTAGAATTTCACGCTGCTGATGGAGTAGAATGGATTAAAAAGAATGGTACCAACAAAATGGTTGTTATGACTTCTAGGGGTGTTTTGGAATACTTTACCCAAGCTAAATTACAAGAACTTTTTACAATTTTAAGTCAGTTCGAAAAGGTATATTTTATCGCCATCGAGCCGACGGATGTTGATCATGATTACAGCAAAAATCCTGATTCAAAAATTTTCGGTTTCGAAAATTCCTTCTCTCACAATTATATTAAATTGTTTACTAACGCTGGATTTGAAATATGGCATCAGTCAAAATCTGTAGATTGGAATCCAAGTTCATATATGAATTTTATAGGGGCTAAAAAATAA
- a CDS encoding DUF1294 domain-containing protein: MIGGTISSGVAMQIFRHKTAKRSYLLKFWGIVILQIIILMAYLKYYN, from the coding sequence TTGATTGGTGGAACGATTAGTTCTGGAGTAGCAATGCAAATTTTTAGGCATAAAACAGCAAAGAGAAGTTATTTACTAAAGTTTTGGGGAATAGTCATTTTGCAAATTATAATTTTAATGGCATATCTCAAATACTATAATTAA
- a CDS encoding IS1182 family transposase: protein MLVQQQTIQFSEYSSLYDLIVPKENLLRKINDLIDFSFIYDELLNKYCPNNGRMAESPVRMFKYLLLKTIYTVSDIDVVERSQYDMSFKYFLDMNPEDDVINPSSLTKFRKLRLKDTDLLNLLINKTVTIAIEKGIIRSKSIIVDATHTLSRSNPFLAIDVLRERSKLLRKTVYSFEQEFKEHMPEKNTDNDLEKELAYCKELEKRIENEPSISSIPAVKEKLNLLKETVEDTQENFTLSKDADAKTGHKSADSSFFGYKTHLAMTEERIITAAVVTSGEKGDGPELPRLLAISQKNGIDVDTIIGDGAYTGKENLKLTREQNIKVVARLNVTIAQGARKDEDKFDYNKDADRFVCTAGHMAIRKARQGKKNVGTNQIQTYYFDVEKCKTCSLKEGCYKEGSKTKTYSVSIKSDLHQEQISFQETDYYKEKAKHRYKIEAKNSELKNVHGYDRAISYGITNMQMQGAIAIFAVNLKRILKLM from the coding sequence ATGTTAGTACAACAACAAACAATACAATTCAGCGAGTATTCTTCGTTGTATGATTTAATAGTTCCAAAAGAAAATCTATTAAGAAAAATTAATGATTTGATTGATTTTTCATTCATTTACGATGAGTTGTTAAATAAGTACTGTCCCAATAATGGGCGAATGGCAGAAAGTCCCGTTCGTATGTTTAAGTATTTACTACTTAAAACAATCTATACTGTTTCCGATATTGATGTCGTGGAGCGTTCTCAATACGATATGTCCTTCAAATATTTTTTGGATATGAATCCAGAAGACGATGTTATCAATCCGAGTTCGTTAACAAAATTTAGAAAACTACGTCTAAAGGATACCGACCTATTAAATCTGTTGATAAACAAAACAGTCACCATTGCTATCGAAAAAGGTATTATTCGTTCGAAGTCTATCATCGTTGATGCCACACATACTTTATCAAGATCCAATCCATTTTTAGCCATCGATGTATTGAGAGAACGTTCCAAGCTACTGCGAAAAACAGTATACAGCTTTGAGCAGGAATTCAAAGAACATATGCCTGAAAAAAATACAGACAATGACTTAGAGAAGGAACTTGCTTATTGTAAAGAGTTGGAAAAACGCATTGAAAATGAGCCGTCAATAAGTTCGATTCCAGCTGTGAAAGAGAAATTAAATCTACTCAAAGAAACTGTAGAAGACACTCAAGAAAATTTTACCTTATCAAAAGATGCAGATGCTAAAACGGGTCATAAATCTGCTGATAGTTCTTTCTTTGGATATAAGACTCACTTAGCTATGACCGAGGAGCGCATCATTACAGCGGCTGTAGTCACATCAGGTGAAAAAGGGGATGGACCAGAATTACCTAGACTTTTAGCGATTAGTCAAAAAAACGGAATTGATGTTGATACTATTATTGGGGATGGAGCTTATACAGGAAAAGAAAATCTCAAACTCACAAGGGAGCAAAATATTAAAGTGGTAGCCAGACTAAATGTTACAATAGCACAAGGAGCTAGAAAAGACGAAGATAAATTTGACTATAATAAAGATGCCGATAGATTTGTTTGCACTGCTGGTCATATGGCCATACGAAAGGCTCGCCAAGGTAAAAAAAATGTTGGAACCAATCAAATACAAACCTACTATTTTGATGTGGAAAAATGTAAGACCTGCTCTTTAAAAGAGGGTTGTTATAAAGAAGGATCCAAGACAAAAACATATTCGGTGTCGATAAAATCGGACTTACACCAAGAACAAATCAGCTTTCAAGAAACTGACTATTACAAAGAAAAAGCAAAACATCGATATAAAATAGAAGCGAAAAATAGTGAGTTGAAAAATGTACATGGTTATGATAGAGCAATATCATATGGCATTACCAATATGCAAATGCAAGGTGCAATAGCAATTTTCGCAGTCAACTTAAAAAGAATACTCAAATTAATGTAG
- a CDS encoding DUF1294 domain-containing protein: MTFLFYLFLIINAIAFILIGYDKNLAKKQKRRIPERRALKNIAYFDYHRFLDNKKTLVTGVI; this comes from the coding sequence ATGACATTTTTATTCTACCTATTTTTAATTATTAATGCAATTGCTTTTATATTAATTGGCTACGATAAAAATCTAGCCAAAAAACAAAAAAGACGTATTCCTGAACGGAGGGCACTGAAAAACATCGCATATTTTGATTATCATCGTTTTTTAGACAATAAAAAAACGCTTGTAACAGGAGTTATATAA
- a CDS encoding Fic family protein, with protein MIESPPEYKYDEKTFLLYNQLRENGELKEINDAYLFWDKIKYKAKIASPQEYWSAIKMARILNSQNVTFGKYSFQFSSTDFILQLLHYCDLNIGGNLGSNVGIAETDKKMFMISSIMEEAISSSQMEGANTTRKKAKEMIQKELKPKSKSEQMIMNNFVTMKYIVQNKSDDLTPDKLLYIHNLISNDTLDNKDEEGVFRENDEIYVVNYSNSEVVHTPPNHQEIEVLINELCDFFNNDQKIFIHPIIKGIIIHFMIGWIHPFSDGNGRTARALFYWYMLKNGYWLTEYLAISTIIKDTKNQYEKAFIYTEIDQNDMTYFITYHLKTMEKAFISLKEYIGRKQKEVIQAAKFIKIPNVNDRQAQILKIISEDEDRVLSSKEIENRFSISNFTARADLNNLQSLGFLEKIQVNKIKHNFVRSKDFTKIIKSYKL; from the coding sequence ATGATAGAGTCACCACCTGAATATAAATATGATGAAAAAACTTTTTTATTGTATAATCAATTGCGTGAAAATGGGGAGTTGAAGGAAATAAATGATGCATATTTATTCTGGGATAAAATAAAATATAAAGCTAAAATTGCTAGTCCGCAAGAATATTGGAGTGCAATAAAGATGGCTAGAATTCTAAATTCACAAAATGTCACTTTCGGAAAGTACAGTTTTCAATTTAGTTCAACTGATTTTATTCTGCAATTATTACATTATTGTGATTTGAATATTGGAGGAAATTTAGGAAGTAATGTTGGTATTGCTGAGACTGACAAGAAAATGTTTATGATTAGTTCCATCATGGAAGAAGCTATTTCAAGTAGTCAAATGGAGGGGGCAAACACGACTCGAAAAAAAGCTAAAGAAATGATTCAAAAAGAGTTGAAGCCAAAAAGTAAGTCTGAACAAATGATTATGAACAATTTTGTCACCATGAAATATATTGTGCAAAATAAATCGGATGATTTAACCCCAGACAAGTTACTTTACATTCATAATTTGATTTCAAATGATACGTTAGATAACAAAGATGAAGAAGGTGTTTTTAGAGAAAATGACGAGATTTATGTGGTCAATTATTCTAATAGTGAAGTTGTTCATACACCACCCAATCATCAAGAAATAGAAGTATTAATAAACGAATTATGTGACTTTTTTAATAATGATCAAAAAATATTTATACATCCCATAATAAAAGGAATCATTATACATTTTATGATAGGATGGATTCATCCTTTTAGTGATGGTAATGGACGAACTGCTAGGGCTCTTTTTTATTGGTATATGCTTAAAAATGGTTATTGGTTAACGGAATATCTTGCTATTTCCACAATTATAAAGGATACTAAAAATCAATATGAAAAAGCTTTTATATATACTGAAATTGATCAAAATGATATGACCTATTTTATAACTTATCATTTAAAAACGATGGAAAAAGCCTTTATTAGTTTGAAAGAATACATTGGTAGAAAACAAAAAGAAGTCATACAAGCTGCAAAGTTTATTAAGATACCAAATGTAAATGACAGGCAAGCGCAAATTTTAAAAATTATAAGTGAGGATGAAGATAGAGTTTTAAGCAGTAAAGAGATAGAAAATAGATTTAGTATTTCAAATTTCACCGCTAGGGCTGATTTAAATAATCTACAAAGCTTAGGTTTTTTAGAAAAAATTCAAGTTAACAAAATAAAACATAATTTTGTTAGATCTAAAGATTTTACTAAAATTATAAAATCGTATAAGTTGTAA
- a CDS encoding Tex family protein translates to MTNIQYISKSVATAAINIQKTVQLLQEDCTIPFISRYRKDTTGNLDEVQIENIAKLQKEYEVVVKRKEAILKSIMEQGAMNETLFAKIDKSFDLQELEDFYLPYKKKKKTKADVARENGLEPLAKIIMAQNNDDVDFLSTKYLNENVINEDAALQGARDIVAEWINENIYVRKQLRRLYERKATITTKVVKSKKDDEAAQKFNQYFEWSEPLTKAPSHRLMAMLRAENEGFIKFKVEVDIDDAYNIIDEVILKGQSASTPHVQLAIEDSYKRLLNPAISNEALQEAKAKADANSIQVFANNLGQLLLAPPLGEKRILAIDPGFRSGCKVVCLDEKGDLLYNENIYPHAPQNETAMAMKKIKSMVNAYKIDAISIGNGTASRETEFFIKKIAFDKPVQVFIVSEAGASVYSASKIAREEFPDYDVTVRGSVSIGRRLSDPLAELVKIDPKAIGVGQYQHDVDQNKLKEELDNTVIRCVNSVGININTASKHLLSYVSGIGEKLAENIVTYRSENGPFENRKQLKKVPRLGEKAYQQGVAFIRISNAKNPLDNSAVHPEAYSIVEKMAKDLKLTVNDLIANKEKTALIKPEKYITPEIGLLTLKDIIKELEKPGLDPRKAAKVFEFDPNVKTIKDVKSGMILPGIVNNITNFGCFVDIGVKESGLVHISQLKAGFVSDVNEVVKLHQHVTVKVTEVDEDRKRIQLTMVI, encoded by the coding sequence ATGACCAACATACAATACATATCTAAATCGGTTGCTACAGCAGCAATCAATATTCAAAAAACTGTTCAATTATTACAAGAAGATTGTACTATTCCGTTTATTTCTAGGTATCGAAAAGATACTACCGGAAATCTGGACGAAGTACAAATCGAAAATATTGCCAAGCTTCAAAAAGAGTACGAAGTTGTCGTGAAACGTAAAGAAGCTATCTTGAAATCCATAATGGAGCAAGGTGCAATGAACGAAACTTTGTTTGCTAAAATTGATAAAAGTTTTGATTTACAAGAGCTAGAAGATTTCTATTTACCCTATAAAAAGAAGAAAAAAACAAAAGCCGATGTCGCTCGTGAAAACGGATTAGAACCTTTGGCTAAAATTATCATGGCTCAAAATAACGATGACGTTGATTTTCTTTCGACTAAATATCTAAACGAAAATGTGATCAACGAAGACGCTGCTTTGCAAGGAGCACGCGATATTGTAGCCGAATGGATTAACGAAAATATTTATGTTCGAAAGCAATTACGTCGCTTATACGAGCGTAAAGCAACGATTACAACCAAGGTTGTCAAAAGCAAAAAAGATGACGAAGCTGCTCAAAAGTTTAACCAATATTTTGAGTGGTCAGAGCCGTTGACCAAAGCGCCTTCGCACCGATTAATGGCTATGTTGCGTGCCGAAAATGAGGGATTCATCAAGTTTAAAGTCGAAGTAGACATTGATGATGCTTATAATATTATTGATGAAGTGATTTTGAAAGGTCAAAGCGCGAGTACGCCACATGTACAATTAGCCATTGAAGACAGTTATAAACGATTACTAAATCCAGCAATATCTAACGAAGCTTTGCAAGAAGCAAAGGCCAAGGCAGATGCCAATTCGATTCAGGTTTTTGCTAATAATTTAGGGCAGTTACTTTTGGCGCCACCATTGGGAGAAAAACGTATTTTGGCTATCGATCCAGGATTTAGAAGCGGTTGTAAAGTAGTCTGTTTGGACGAAAAAGGAGATTTATTATACAACGAAAATATTTATCCGCACGCGCCACAGAATGAAACAGCCATGGCGATGAAAAAGATAAAATCGATGGTGAATGCCTATAAAATTGATGCCATCTCGATAGGAAACGGAACCGCATCTCGTGAAACCGAATTTTTCATCAAGAAAATTGCTTTTGATAAGCCGGTGCAAGTTTTTATCGTTTCTGAGGCGGGAGCATCGGTATATTCGGCATCTAAAATTGCTCGTGAAGAATTTCCAGATTATGATGTGACCGTTCGTGGTTCGGTTTCGATTGGAAGACGGCTTTCAGACCCATTGGCGGAGTTGGTAAAAATCGACCCAAAAGCCATTGGAGTAGGGCAGTACCAACATGATGTGGACCAAAATAAACTAAAAGAAGAATTGGATAACACCGTAATTCGTTGCGTGAACTCGGTTGGAATCAATATTAATACGGCAAGTAAACATTTACTAAGCTATGTGAGTGGAATAGGAGAGAAGCTGGCCGAAAATATTGTCACTTATCGTTCTGAAAATGGTCCTTTCGAAAATAGAAAACAATTGAAAAAAGTGCCTCGCTTAGGTGAAAAAGCATACCAGCAAGGAGTCGCTTTTATCCGAATTTCGAATGCCAAAAACCCGTTGGATAACTCGGCAGTGCATCCGGAAGCCTATTCGATTGTAGAAAAAATGGCCAAAGATTTGAAACTAACTGTTAATGATTTAATTGCTAATAAAGAAAAGACAGCTTTAATAAAACCAGAGAAGTACATCACTCCAGAAATTGGTTTACTTACTCTAAAAGACATTATTAAAGAATTAGAAAAACCCGGATTAGACCCAAGAAAAGCCGCAAAAGTATTCGAATTTGACCCGAATGTAAAAACCATCAAAGACGTAAAATCAGGAATGATTTTACCTGGAATTGTGAATAACATCACCAACTTTGGTTGTTTTGTTGACATCGGAGTCAAAGAAAGTGGTTTGGTACACATCTCTCAACTCAAAGCAGGCTTTGTAAGCGACGTAAATGAAGTAGTGAAGTTACACCAACATGTAACCGTAAAAGTAACCGAAGTGGATGAGGATCGAAAGAGAATTCAGTTGACGATGGTGATTTAA
- a CDS encoding PepSY-associated TM helix domain-containing protein → MTKKKKSSNLMRIIHRYLGFFLAGIMAVYALSGIILIFRDTDFLKQEKNIVKTIALNLNEEDLGKELHLKKFKAEREEGDIVFFKEGTYNKKTGAADYKTTSQPFIIEKMNHLHKAKTGDPLFFLNIFFGVSLFFFVISTFWMFTPKTTIFKKGMYFTAAGIVLTLIMLFL, encoded by the coding sequence ATGACAAAGAAGAAGAAATCAAGTAATTTAATGCGTATCATTCACCGTTATTTGGGGTTTTTCCTTGCAGGAATAATGGCAGTTTATGCCTTGAGCGGAATTATTTTAATTTTTAGAGATACTGATTTTCTAAAACAAGAAAAGAATATTGTCAAAACCATAGCTCTCAATTTGAATGAGGAAGATCTAGGAAAAGAATTGCATCTTAAAAAATTCAAAGCAGAACGTGAAGAAGGAGATATCGTTTTTTTCAAAGAAGGAACCTACAATAAAAAAACAGGAGCTGCCGATTACAAAACCACAAGCCAACCTTTTATAATCGAAAAAATGAACCATTTGCACAAAGCAAAAACTGGTGATCCTTTGTTCTTTTTAAACATCTTCTTTGGAGTATCCTTATTCTTTTTTGTGATTTCAACCTTCTGGATGTTTACACCAAAAACTACCATTTTCAAAAAAGGAATGTATTTTACAGCAGCAGGTATTGTACTGACATTGATAATGTTGTTTTTGTAA
- a CDS encoding FAD-dependent oxidoreductase, which produces MKNGENYNNSRRTFFKSIAASLLIIPFLDACKEKAITLLIRLSGTNHILGHQLRVQNFPKPTKEISIPYLIVGGGISGLSAARQLTKKGITDFLIVELEDHLGGNSSNGENKYSKYPLGAHYLPLPNLEDKELLQFLTEEKIILGYDANGLPQFDETQLTFAPDERLFYKNIWQEGLVPKQGNSVVEDEELNRFFKLMADFRIKKDPDGKFWFMIPLSQSATNEMVKALDSVTMQQWFVSNNFTSKPLFDYIDYCCKDDFGLGIDYVSAYAGIHYFAGRKQNSSPNKGDTVLTWPEGNARLAQHLQKYVVGKSLKNHLVYNIKIDGNKAVATVFDNKTKTSTTITADKIVLATPQFVNQYLLENRKNLAKQFHYTPWMLATIVVSDLVDNNSFPLCWDNVIYGSKGLGYVYDQHQSLQQIQDKKVITYYYSFSSSDLKKTRRYLYKKPKEHWKQVVFNDLKIAHPTIEEDTESIEIHLLGHGMVSPVPGFIYGQAKKEAAKPIDNKIYFAHTDLAGISVFEEAFHQGINAVNQMIDGTTMDS; this is translated from the coding sequence ATGAAGAATGGGGAAAATTACAATAATTCGAGAAGAACATTCTTCAAATCGATAGCTGCTTCTTTGCTAATTATTCCGTTTTTGGATGCTTGCAAAGAAAAAGCCATCACTTTGTTGATTCGTTTATCGGGTACTAATCATATTTTGGGACACCAATTGCGAGTTCAAAATTTCCCGAAACCAACCAAGGAAATTTCGATTCCGTATTTGATTGTAGGTGGTGGAATTTCGGGTTTAAGCGCTGCCAGACAATTGACAAAAAAAGGAATAACCGATTTTTTAATAGTCGAATTGGAAGACCATCTGGGTGGAAATTCATCAAATGGTGAAAATAAATACTCTAAATATCCATTGGGCGCGCATTACTTGCCTTTGCCAAATTTGGAAGACAAAGAATTATTGCAATTTCTTACCGAAGAGAAAATTATCTTAGGTTATGATGCCAACGGCTTACCACAATTTGACGAAACCCAGCTCACTTTTGCACCAGATGAACGCTTATTTTACAAAAACATTTGGCAAGAAGGATTGGTTCCAAAACAAGGGAATTCAGTTGTAGAAGATGAAGAACTAAATCGTTTTTTCAAATTAATGGCTGATTTTCGAATAAAAAAAGACCCCGACGGAAAGTTTTGGTTTATGATTCCGTTATCACAATCAGCGACAAATGAAATGGTGAAAGCATTGGATTCGGTTACAATGCAGCAATGGTTTGTTTCGAATAATTTTACTTCAAAACCGCTATTTGATTATATTGATTACTGTTGCAAAGATGATTTTGGATTGGGCATTGACTATGTTTCTGCCTACGCCGGAATCCATTATTTTGCAGGTCGAAAGCAAAATTCAAGTCCAAACAAAGGCGATACCGTGCTTACTTGGCCTGAAGGAAATGCGAGATTGGCTCAGCATTTACAGAAGTATGTAGTTGGAAAATCGTTGAAAAATCATTTGGTGTACAACATCAAAATTGACGGAAACAAAGCTGTTGCCACTGTTTTTGACAATAAAACCAAAACTTCAACTACCATTACTGCCGATAAAATTGTGCTTGCAACTCCACAATTTGTCAATCAATACCTTTTAGAAAACAGAAAAAATTTGGCCAAACAATTTCATTATACGCCTTGGATGTTGGCGACTATAGTTGTGTCTGACCTTGTTGATAATAATAGTTTTCCGCTTTGTTGGGACAATGTTATTTATGGTTCAAAAGGCTTGGGTTATGTGTATGACCAGCACCAGTCCTTGCAACAAATACAGGATAAAAAAGTGATTACGTATTACTATAGTTTTTCGTCTTCTGATTTAAAAAAGACAAGACGATACTTATACAAAAAACCAAAAGAACATTGGAAACAAGTGGTCTTTAATGATCTAAAAATTGCCCATCCTACGATTGAAGAAGACACCGAAAGTATCGAAATTCACCTTTTAGGTCACGGAATGGTAAGTCCTGTTCCTGGTTTTATTTATGGACAAGCCAAAAAAGAAGCAGCCAAACCCATCGACAATAAAATCTACTTTGCTCATACCGACTTGGCCGGAATTTCAGTTTTTGAAGAAGCTTTTCACCAAGGAATTAACGCCGTAAACCAAATGATTGATGGAACAACCATGGATTCATAA
- a CDS encoding polyamine aminopropyltransferase, producing the protein MGKNFLKFEYLLLFAVFTIATCGLVYELVAGTLASYLLGDSVKQFSFIIGVYLFSMGVGSYFSKFLTKNLLNTFVEIEILVGLIGGLSSVVLFLLFESVYSFQLLLYFLVFVTGCLVGLEIPLLMNILKDKVEFRDLVSNVFTFDYIGALLASVLFPLFLVPKLGIMGTSLFFGMINISIAIALCFLLKKELKKVYFLKSKAIVSFLILLTVFIFSDKILAYSEGKLYGENIIYTNTTAYQRIVLTHNKSDYRLYLNNNLQFSSADEYRYHEALVHPAMSMAKKVDNVLILGGGDGLAAREILKYKEVKKITLVDLDEGMTKMFKTNTILTGFNQNSLNNPKVTVYNKDAYIWAKNCTEKFDVVIIDFPDPSNYSLGKLYSLNFYATVQKSLNPDAVVVIQTTSPYFAPKSFWCINKTVMQVFPQVDAYHAYVPSFGEWGYTIAINGFGSTFNTVNRKVDSLRFYNYQFEKFNYFSEDMLSKNIEINRLDNQILVRYFDEEWGKLQ; encoded by the coding sequence ATGGGTAAAAATTTTCTGAAATTCGAATATTTACTGCTATTTGCGGTATTTACCATTGCCACCTGCGGACTTGTGTATGAACTTGTTGCGGGTACTTTGGCGAGTTATTTATTGGGTGATTCGGTCAAACAATTTTCATTTATCATTGGAGTCTATTTGTTTTCGATGGGAGTGGGTTCCTATTTTTCGAAATTCCTGACCAAGAACCTACTCAATACTTTTGTCGAAATCGAAATACTGGTCGGTTTGATTGGTGGACTAAGTTCGGTGGTTTTATTTTTATTATTCGAAAGTGTGTATTCTTTTCAGCTCCTGCTCTATTTCTTGGTTTTTGTAACCGGTTGTTTGGTAGGTTTAGAGATTCCGTTGTTGATGAATATTCTAAAGGACAAAGTTGAATTTAGAGATTTGGTTTCGAATGTTTTTACCTTCGATTACATTGGTGCTTTATTGGCATCAGTTCTTTTTCCGTTGTTTTTAGTTCCCAAATTAGGGATTATGGGCACTTCGCTATTCTTCGGAATGATCAATATTTCGATTGCCATTGCCTTGTGTTTTTTGTTAAAAAAAGAACTGAAAAAGGTTTATTTCTTAAAGAGTAAAGCCATTGTTTCGTTCTTGATTTTACTAACGGTTTTTATATTCTCGGATAAAATTTTGGCCTATTCTGAAGGCAAATTGTATGGAGAAAACATCATTTATACCAACACAACTGCTTATCAACGCATTGTATTGACGCACAATAAAAGCGATTATCGCTTGTATTTGAACAACAATTTACAATTTAGTTCTGCTGACGAATACCGCTATCACGAAGCTTTGGTTCATCCTGCTATGTCCATGGCCAAAAAAGTAGATAATGTACTTATTCTAGGCGGTGGTGACGGTCTTGCTGCTAGAGAAATTTTAAAATACAAAGAGGTTAAAAAAATAACACTAGTCGATCTTGACGAAGGCATGACCAAAATGTTCAAAACCAACACGATTTTGACGGGTTTTAATCAAAATTCCCTCAACAACCCAAAAGTTACCGTTTACAACAAAGATGCCTACATCTGGGCAAAAAATTGCACCGAAAAATTTGATGTGGTGATTATTGACTTTCCTGATCCGTCCAATTATAGTTTGGGAAAGTTGTACTCGCTTAACTTTTATGCAACGGTTCAAAAATCATTGAATCCAGATGCTGTTGTTGTGATACAAACGACTTCGCCTTACTTTGCACCTAAATCGTTTTGGTGTATCAACAAGACTGTAATGCAGGTTTTTCCGCAAGTCGATGCATATCATGCCTACGTACCTTCGTTTGGAGAATGGGGGTATACCATAGCTATCAACGGTTTTGGAAGTACCTTTAATACTGTGAATCGAAAGGTAGATAGCCTTCGATTTTACAATTATCAGTTCGAAAAATTCAATTATTTTTCCGAAGATATGCTTTCGAAAAATATCGAAATCAACCGATTAGACAACCAAATCCTAGTACGCTATTTTGATGAAGAATGGGGAAAATTACAATAA
- a CDS encoding DUF350 domain-containing protein: MEIITMKPVLASIVFSLLGIVILLIAYLIIEKLTPENTWNEISKNNNVALAIVFAAFIIGISMIISAAIHG; this comes from the coding sequence ATGGAAATAATAACAATGAAACCCGTTCTAGCTTCTATTGTTTTCTCACTTTTAGGAATCGTAATTCTTTTGATTGCCTATTTAATTATCGAAAAACTTACTCCAGAGAATACTTGGAACGAAATTTCGAAAAACAATAATGTCGCGCTAGCAATTGTTTTTGCTGCCTTTATCATTGGAATTTCAATGATTATTAGTGCCGCTATTCATGGGTAA